The window CCGAGTAATCTTTATCGCCATAACCTCTCTTTAGGGCTTGTTCTATAATCGTTTTTGAAGTTTTTAACGGTGCTGATTCTATGGAAAGTTTTTCCAGCTCTTCCAAGCATAACCGGAGATCTTTTAAAAGCAACTCTAAGGTAAAATTGGCAGAAGAGTAATCTTTTTTTAACAACCGCGGCAGTTTTTTATCGAATGTCGAACAATAAAGAGCGCTTTTCCGAAGGATGCTCATAAAAAGTTCCGGATGGATCTCTTCTTTTAAGATCAGCGAAAAGCTTAGAGAAAATCCAATGATTGAAGAGATGATCAACTGGTTTAGGGCCAGTTTCAAGGCAGCGGCTTTTTTAGGATCGGCTACGAAAAATACTTGTCCGAGTTGGGATAAAAAGTCATGCCACTTGTGGTAAAGTTCCTCGCTTGCCCCAAACATGAGGAGGAGGGTTCCCTTTTTTGCTTCATTTTTACTTCCCAGCACGGGAAGGGCTACAAAATATCCTCCCCTTTGGGTAATTTGCCTATCCAGTTCTAGGGTTTCATCGGGACTAATGGTCCCGACCTGGAAAAATGTTTTTCCTCGGAAAGAGGTTTTTTCTTCGGCTAAAGCCAGGACCTCGGCTGTGGCCTTGGCATC is drawn from Methylacidiphilum infernorum V4 and contains these coding sequences:
- a CDS encoding NAD(P)-binding domain-containing protein, with the protein product MNPLRIALLGTGLLGHSIAERLLLGNNPLYVYNRSRSKAEDLVSLGATLCNSPAEAIKAAEGIFLVLTDAKATAEVLALAEEKTSFRGKTFFQVGTISPDETLELDRQITQRGGYFVALPVLGSKNEAKKGTLLLMFGASEELYHKWHDFLSQLGQVFFVADPKKAAALKLALNQLIISSIIGFSLSFSLILKEEIHPELFMSILRKSALYCSTFDKKLPRLLKKDYSSANFTLELLLKDLRLCLEELEKLSIESAPLKTSKTIIEQALKRGYGDKDYSALFEVVFAPHPMNEKSPEIIVEKNPSPSKLTELGVAHWPLWEKDISSFDWHYEEKESCYILEGEAIIYVENKEPLKINKGQLVMFPAGLSCRWEITSKIKKHYRIG